A single genomic interval of Burkholderia cepacia ATCC 25416 harbors:
- a CDS encoding sugar O-acetyltransferase: MANDDRTTIIPGRTPESAAMVAEIKRAMAIAARINRLTFDDAAEVRALFGELIGTPVDDGFVLIPPFHATGGTGMKLGRNVFVNQNCTFYDLGGLAIGDDVMIGPNVSLITSGHPVESSRRRDFVVAKPIVIERNVWIGAGATIVGGVTVGENSVVAAGAVVTRDVAPNVLVGGNPAAVIRSIAE, encoded by the coding sequence ATGGCAAACGACGATCGCACCACGATCATTCCGGGAAGAACGCCGGAGTCGGCGGCGATGGTGGCCGAGATCAAGCGGGCGATGGCGATCGCCGCGCGGATCAACCGCCTGACATTCGACGATGCCGCGGAAGTCCGCGCATTGTTCGGCGAACTGATCGGCACGCCGGTGGATGACGGCTTCGTGCTGATCCCGCCGTTCCATGCGACGGGCGGCACCGGCATGAAGCTCGGTCGCAACGTGTTCGTCAACCAGAACTGCACGTTCTACGATCTCGGCGGGCTCGCGATCGGCGACGACGTGATGATCGGGCCGAACGTCAGTCTCATCACGTCGGGCCATCCCGTCGAATCTTCGCGGCGGCGCGATTTCGTCGTCGCGAAACCGATCGTGATCGAACGCAACGTATGGATCGGCGCCGGCGCGACGATCGTCGGCGGTGTGACGGTGGGCGAGAACTCGGTGGTCGCGGCCGGGGCCGTCGTCACGCGGGATGTTGCGCCGAATGTGCTGGTTGGCGGTAATCCGGCAGCGGTCATCCGGTCGATTGCCGAATGA
- a CDS encoding ion channel, with the protein MNVDSSSPASRGRGRKIWSGTRPVIAYGMPPLGWRDLYHRALTVSWPVFFLSLAVLFLLLNGGFAMLYLLGHASIANQSPAGFGGAFFFSVETLATVGYGDMHPQTVYAHLVATFEIFIGMSGIALATGLVFARFSRPQAKILFARYAIVRPLNGRMTLMVRAANARQNVIAEAQAKLRLMRIEGTHEGYTLRKIHDLPLVRSEHPIFLLGWNLMHVIDESSALFGETPESLAARDASLLITIEGSDETTAQVMQARHTWVHGEIRWRHRYVDLMHDEDGITHIDYTHFHEVVPVDTDTDERGSPGAVVDADAAAPGPAA; encoded by the coding sequence ATGAATGTCGATTCGTCCTCCCCAGCCTCCCGCGGCCGTGGCCGCAAGATCTGGTCGGGCACACGCCCGGTCATTGCGTACGGGATGCCGCCGCTCGGCTGGCGCGACCTCTATCACCGCGCGCTGACGGTGAGCTGGCCCGTTTTCTTCCTGTCGCTCGCCGTGCTGTTCCTGCTGCTCAACGGCGGCTTTGCAATGCTCTACCTGCTCGGCCACGCGTCGATCGCGAACCAGTCGCCGGCCGGGTTCGGCGGCGCGTTTTTCTTCAGCGTCGAGACGCTCGCGACCGTCGGCTACGGCGACATGCATCCGCAAACCGTCTATGCGCACCTGGTCGCGACGTTCGAGATCTTCATCGGGATGTCGGGCATCGCGCTGGCCACGGGGCTCGTGTTCGCGCGGTTTTCGCGGCCGCAGGCGAAGATCCTGTTCGCGCGCTACGCGATCGTCCGGCCGCTGAACGGCAGGATGACGCTGATGGTGCGCGCCGCGAACGCGCGCCAGAACGTGATTGCCGAGGCGCAGGCGAAATTGCGGCTGATGCGGATCGAGGGCACGCACGAGGGCTACACGCTGCGCAAGATCCACGACCTGCCGCTCGTGCGCAGCGAGCACCCGATATTCCTGCTCGGCTGGAACCTGATGCACGTGATCGACGAATCGAGCGCGCTGTTCGGCGAGACGCCCGAATCGCTCGCCGCGCGCGACGCGTCGTTGCTGATCACGATCGAAGGCTCGGACGAGACAACCGCGCAGGTGATGCAGGCGCGTCACACGTGGGTGCATGGCGAAATCCGCTGGCGTCACCGCTATGTCGACCTGATGCACGACGAAGACGGCATCACGCACATCGACTACACGCATTTTCATGAAGTCGTGCCGGTCGACACCGATACCGACGAGCGCGGCTCGCCGGGCGCGGTGGTCGATGCCGATGCAGCGGCGCCGGGCCCGGCCGCGTAG
- a CDS encoding glutathione S-transferase family protein — MKLYYWPKTRAFRALWMLEELGVVYELVPIDLRSHEQGSDAFVQVNPMAKLPALDDGSVPFAESGAVLLYLADRCPGAGLGIAPDDPLRGRFLQWMFFTPTCLEPAMAEKFTGASGNPVAFGWGNITRVQRALAQALAHHPWLVGDRFTAADLLLASTLKIAFDAHLLPHEGVLGDYVARAEDRDAFRRAVAIEQREAARLLHA; from the coding sequence ATGAAGCTCTACTACTGGCCGAAGACCCGGGCATTCCGGGCGTTGTGGATGCTCGAAGAGCTCGGTGTGGTGTACGAACTCGTGCCGATCGACCTGCGCTCGCACGAACAGGGCAGCGATGCGTTCGTGCAGGTCAACCCGATGGCCAAGCTGCCCGCGCTCGACGACGGCAGCGTGCCGTTCGCCGAATCGGGCGCCGTGCTGCTCTATCTCGCCGACCGCTGCCCGGGTGCCGGGCTCGGCATCGCGCCCGACGATCCGCTGCGCGGCCGCTTTCTCCAATGGATGTTCTTCACGCCGACCTGCCTCGAACCGGCGATGGCCGAAAAATTCACCGGCGCGTCGGGCAATCCGGTCGCATTCGGCTGGGGCAACATCACGCGCGTGCAACGCGCACTCGCGCAAGCGCTCGCCCATCATCCATGGCTCGTCGGCGACCGCTTCACCGCGGCCGACCTGCTGCTCGCCAGCACGCTGAAGATCGCGTTCGACGCGCATCTGCTGCCGCACGAAGGCGTGCTCGGCGACTATGTCGCGCGCGCCGAGGACCGCGACGCATTCCGCCGCGCGGTCGCGATCGAACAGCGCGAAGCGGCGCGCCTGCTGCATGCGTGA
- a CDS encoding sulfate ABC transporter substrate-binding protein, protein MASMKGIGRWLHTGAAAALVVAASAAHADTSILNVSYDVTRELYKDINTGFAAAYKQKTGETVAIKQSHGASSAQALSVLQGLQADVVTMNQPNDIDLLAERGQLLPKDWRARFPDNSSPYSTTMVFLVRKGNPKAIKDWSDLAKPGVQVIIANPKTSGNGRYAYLAAWGFQKQKGATDQQAIDFEKAIFRNVPVLDSGGRGATTTFTQRGIGDVLVTFENEVALMDTGVSGAQFDAVYPSASILAEPPVAVVDKVVDKKGTRKVAQAYLDYLYTPEAQEIIAQHHLRPRDANVLKKHAAEFKPLKTFSVEQVFGSWANAQKTHFADGGTFDQVIVDRK, encoded by the coding sequence ATGGCAAGCATGAAGGGGATCGGCCGCTGGCTGCACACGGGCGCGGCGGCGGCGCTGGTCGTGGCGGCGTCGGCCGCGCACGCGGACACGTCGATCCTGAACGTGTCGTACGACGTGACGCGCGAGCTGTACAAGGACATCAACACGGGCTTTGCCGCCGCGTACAAGCAGAAGACCGGCGAGACGGTCGCGATCAAGCAGTCGCACGGCGCGTCGAGCGCGCAGGCGCTGTCGGTGCTGCAGGGGCTGCAGGCCGACGTCGTGACGATGAACCAGCCGAACGACATCGACCTGCTCGCCGAGCGCGGCCAGTTGCTGCCGAAGGACTGGCGTGCGCGTTTCCCGGACAACAGCTCGCCGTACTCGACCACGATGGTGTTCCTGGTGCGCAAGGGCAACCCGAAGGCGATCAAGGACTGGAGCGATCTCGCGAAGCCGGGTGTCCAGGTGATCATCGCGAACCCGAAGACGTCGGGCAACGGTCGTTATGCGTATCTCGCCGCATGGGGCTTCCAGAAGCAGAAGGGCGCGACCGACCAGCAGGCGATCGACTTCGAGAAGGCGATCTTCCGCAACGTGCCGGTGCTCGACTCCGGCGGCCGGGGCGCGACGACGACGTTCACGCAGCGCGGCATCGGCGACGTGCTGGTCACGTTCGAGAACGAAGTCGCGCTGATGGACACCGGTGTGTCGGGCGCGCAGTTCGACGCCGTGTATCCGTCGGCGAGCATCCTCGCGGAGCCGCCCGTCGCCGTCGTCGACAAGGTCGTCGACAAGAAGGGCACGCGCAAGGTCGCGCAGGCGTATCTCGACTACCTGTACACACCGGAAGCGCAGGAGATCATCGCGCAGCACCATCTGCGTCCGCGCGACGCGAACGTGCTGAAGAAGCATGCTGCCGAGTTCAAGCCGCTGAAGACGTTCAGCGTCGAGCAGGTCTTCGGCAGCTGGGCGAACGCGCAGAAGACGCATTTCGCGGACGGCGGCACGTTCGACCAGGTGATCGTCGACCGGAAGTGA